The Candidatus Bathyarchaeia archaeon DNA segment TCAAGAGGAAAGTCTCCAAGTATACAAGCTGCATACGTGGCATAATGGCACAACCTTTGCTGAAACAGCCTTCTTGATAATTAACACAGGCGGTCGTGACATCGTCATTGACAAAATATCTGTAAGAGGTCAAGAGTGCGGCTGGAGCACTATATATTACAATAAAACACAAGACACAATAAACGATGACTTACCATATATCGCTCCAAACAGTGACGGTTCGCTTTCTGGCAAGCAAGTGCCACTAACTGTGAATTATGACCTTGTCCAGGCCAATGACGACTTGATTCTGAAGTCAGGCTGGAGCATGATAGTCTACGTAACCAATCCAGACCACGTTTCAGTCAGCGACATCGGCGTAACCGTAGGCGTAACAGTGTTCACTGCAAACGCACAATACTACAAAGAAGCCAACGTTGAAGCTTCCGAGTGACAGCGCACAGTCCTCCCTTTTATTACCTGTTAAGCCCTTTACGTTTACTCTATGTCTTTTTTAGGTAACCTTCTCTAGGTTCGTAAATTGTTCCTTCACGTAACAGTTGTGTGATTAGGCGTTCTGCGTCTCCTTTTGGAATCTTATATTTTGCTTCCAACTCGTTCTGAAGTGCTGCTTTCTCGACCATTCCAGTTTCCCTTTCCATCTCCGCCAAAGTCGAAAGAATCACTTGCAGCTTGTCTCTCATGCTTTTTGATTTTCCCGTCATTATAATGTCTATATCATACTTGTACGAGGACACGTCTATTCCGACTTCTGCCAGAGACTTCTTCATTATATTAATCGCTGCTTCTGCATCCTCACTTGTAACTTCTTTTCTGAGAGCTGCACGGGCTCGTGCCTCTGCTATACGCACTAATGATTCAAGTTGCCGCGCAGTTATTGCAACCGGTGAACCTTCCGCCTCGCTTGCTGAACGCATTGTTAAATAGAAATCTTTGAGACGGTTTAATGCGTCTGGAGTTAGGACTGGCTTGATTCCTTTTGCGTAACTTATGTATTTTCTCAATAATTCTAATGGTATTGGAGGCTCAACGGGGCTCAAGCCTTTTCTGTGGATTTCGAGAATGTGTTCGGACATTTTACTGTCTGTATCTTTGTCGGGCACATCTCTCAATACGAAAATAAGGTCGAACCTTGAAAGTATCGTAACCGGCAAGGAAATGTTCTCTGCCACGGTACGATGCGGCTCATATCTTCCTAAGGAGGGGTTGGCGGCTGCGAGTATTGCGGTTCTCGCGTTGAGTGTTGCGACGATGCCGCCTTTTGCAACGGAAACCGTGTGCTGTTCCATTGCCTCGTGAATTGCAACTCTATCTTCCGGACGCATTTTATCCATCTCGTCGATGCATGCAATTCCCTTGTCAGCCAATACTAGTGCTCCAGCTTCGAGGCTCATTCCGCCTCCTTTCTCTCTTATTACTGCTGCAGTCAAACCGGCGGCTGTTGTGCCGCGTCCAGAAGTATACAATCCTCGTGGTGCAATTCTAGCTACATACTGTAATAGTTGTGATTTTGCTGTTCCCGGGTCTCCAATGAAAAGAGCGTTTAGTTCTCCTCTTACTGTTATGTCTGGAAGAGTTTTTGGCACTCCTCCAAAGAGAAGGTACATTATTGCTTCTTTCACGTGGTCGTAGCCATAGATTGAAGGTGCTATTGAGTTCATGATTTTTCGGTGTATCCACGGGTCTTTTGCAAGTTCGAGAATTTTTTCTTCTTCTTCAGGTGACGGGATCGCTGTTTCTGGTTCTTTACCTAAAACTTCTATTGAGTTAGCGTCTAAATGCAACATGAACACTCTAAGCTTTCCTACGCCTCGAAGCGTCGGCGCGAATGCGCGAATTATTCCCACTATAGAAACGTGGTCTCCGGGTCTCGCTACATCTACTATTTCGCTTCCTACGAGCTTGACATGTAATGTTCTCGGAAGCTGCCCTGGCGGTAGGTCTTCGGGTCTTTCTTGGAGACGTAGGTCTTGTGAGTCTATAAATGTGGATTCTTCTTGTATGAAGTCGAAGGGGCCTTTTCCTTCGCATGTTGGGTCTCTACATTTAAGCGGCGGTCTGAGGAATTGTCCAGTCTGGTCCAAGTATGTTATGTTTCCGCATCTTCTGCATTTGAAGGCTGCTCTCATGACCATTGGGCGGACGGGTGTTGAACGGACAACGATGCCTTCAACCATGACGAGTTTTCCAATGTGGTTTGAGCCGAGTTTTCTTAGCGGTGTCGACTCCCAAAGTCGCACAATTCTGACAGTTACTGTTTCCATCTTGTCTGCCAGTTTTTCAGCATATTCCGCATCTTCTATTTGAAGTTGAGAGAAAGCCGCGTTATTCGCATGTTTCATGTACTCTTCTGGCTTTTCCAATAGTTCCTCGCTGAGTCGCCGGTCAAAAGTTGCAAGGTCTTCAAAATCAACTATTAAAGAGGTTTTACCAGCCACAGCAAGCTGCGATATTGCTTGGCGGTATTTCTCGATCTTGAAAAATTCTTGAAAACGCTCTTGCGGATCTATCGCTTCTAATTCTTCCGTCATTGTTCCATCACCTTACATTCTAATATTTGCGTTCTCCATTCTTGGATACGCATGTAAAGTTGTTCATAAAGAAACCGTTCCTCTCCAGTAAAATTTTTGAGCATGTGCTCAGTACGGGTCGGAGACGACGCCAACGAAACAATTTTCTTTAACCTTGCATTTACAATGTCCTGTGTCACCTGTCTAGTTTTTTCATACTCCCGCGTTTTCTCTGGGGTTTTGGCAATTTCCGCCTTAAGCTGTGTTAAGTATCTTCGCAGTTCTGGATAGAAATTCTCAGGCAATTTTGAGATTTGTCCTGCCGTTTGAACGCGTTCTGTCCATTGAATTTTGTAAAGCTTATTTGCGTCTAAACGTTCTTCTTCGCGAAAACGCACTATTCCAGTTTTTTCAAGCTCGCTTGCTATCCAATGTTGAATCTCATATTCATTTCCTTCCTCAAAAGGTCCCACAGCGAGTCCTGCAAGCTTTATTTCTGGACAGTTTCTGTTCGCAATGACTTTTACGGGTGAATGTTCAAATTGAAAGTCTAAACTTTCAATTTTCGTAGACAACGTTTTGTGCATTCGTTA contains these protein-coding regions:
- a CDS encoding minichromosome maintenance protein MCM, with product MTEELEAIDPQERFQEFFKIEKYRQAISQLAVAGKTSLIVDFEDLATFDRRLSEELLEKPEEYMKHANNAAFSQLQIEDAEYAEKLADKMETVTVRIVRLWESTPLRKLGSNHIGKLVMVEGIVVRSTPVRPMVMRAAFKCRRCGNITYLDQTGQFLRPPLKCRDPTCEGKGPFDFIQEESTFIDSQDLRLQERPEDLPPGQLPRTLHVKLVGSEIVDVARPGDHVSIVGIIRAFAPTLRGVGKLRVFMLHLDANSIEVLGKEPETAIPSPEEEEKILELAKDPWIHRKIMNSIAPSIYGYDHVKEAIMYLLFGGVPKTLPDITVRGELNALFIGDPGTAKSQLLQYVARIAPRGLYTSGRGTTAAGLTAAVIREKGGGMSLEAGALVLADKGIACIDEMDKMRPEDRVAIHEAMEQHTVSVAKGGIVATLNARTAILAAANPSLGRYEPHRTVAENISLPVTILSRFDLIFVLRDVPDKDTDSKMSEHILEIHRKGLSPVEPPIPLELLRKYISYAKGIKPVLTPDALNRLKDFYLTMRSASEAEGSPVAITARQLESLVRIAEARARAALRKEVTSEDAEAAINIMKKSLAEVGIDVSSYKYDIDIIMTGKSKSMRDKLQVILSTLAEMERETGMVEKAALQNELEAKYKIPKGDAERLITQLLREGTIYEPREGYLKKT